The Thermoanaerobaculales bacterium nucleotide sequence AAGAAGTGCTGGTAGAGCACCGGATCGCCGCCGAGCGCGGGGTCGAAGATGCCGACCCCGAGGGTGCGCTCGGCCACCAGCAGCAGCAGGGTGATGCCGAGGACCGGGGTGGCCAGCACCTGGATGATGGCGGTCGAGTAGAGGCCCCAGAGGAAGAGCGGCATCCGGAACCAGGTCATGCCCTCGGGCCGCATCTTGTGGATGGTGACGATGAAGTTGAGGCCGGTGAAGATCGACGAGAAGCCGAGGATGAACGCCCCCAGCGTCATCGAGATCACCGCGGTGCCGGTGGTCGTCGAGTAGGGCGTGTAGAAGGTCCAGCCGGTGTCGACCGCGCCCATCACGATGGAGGCGACCGCGAAGATCGCGCCGAACATCCACAGCCAGAACGACGCCAGGTTGAGCCGGGGCAGCGCCACGTCCTTGGCGCCGAGCATCAGCGGCAGCACGAAGTTGCCGAGGGTCGCCGGAATGCCGGGGATGATGAACAGGAAGATCATCACCGCGCCGTGCAGGGTGAACATCTTGTTGTAGGCGTCGGCGCTCATGATGGTCGGGCCCGGCGTCAGCAGCTCGGTCCTCAGCAGCAGCGCGAACACGCCACCGAGGAAGAACGAGGTCAGGATCGCCACCAGGTACATCACGCCGATTCGCTTGTGGTCGAGGGTGAAGATCCACGACAGCACCCCCCGGCCGGCGGTCAGGTAGTTGTCGTGGCCGTGGGGTGCGGGCGTGCCGGCGGGCGCGGCGGCCGCCGTGGCGTCAACCATGGTTCTCGCTCCTATCCGTTCCCGGAAAGGGACTTGAGGTACTCGATGATCGCCGTGATCTCGGCGTCCTTGAGCCGTCCCTGGTAGGTCGGCATCACCGGCTCGTAGCCGGCGACCACCCTGGTCATCGGCTCGAGGATCGACTCGCGGATGTAGTTCTCGTCGGCGGCCACCGTCGCACCGTCGGCCATCGCCCCGGAGCGGCCGTAGACCCCCATCAGGGTTGGCCCGACCTTGGCGGTGCCGTCGACCGAGTGGCACTGCATGCAGCCGCGGACCTGGAACAGCTTGCGGCCGGCCTCGACCGGCGTCATCGTATCGAGGAAGTTCGAGGCCGACTCCAGCCAGGTCTCGAACTCGCCCGGCGGGTGCACCACGACGGTCGCGACCATCCCGGAGTGGCTGGTGCCGCAGTACTCCGCGCAGAACAGGTCGTACTCCCCGGGCGCGGTCGCCTCGAACCATGCCTTCGAGTAGCGACCGGGCACCACGTCCTGCTTGATCCGAAACGCCGGGACGTAGAGGCTGTGGATGACGTCGGCCGAGGTCATCACCAGCCGCACCGGGCGGTTGACAGCGACGTGAAGGTTGGAGTCGACGTAGCCGTTGGGGTAGGTGAAGCTCCACGCCCACTTCTGGCCGTCGACCAGGATCTCGTAGGCATTGGCCGGCGGCGTCGACATGTCCAGGTAGCCCCGGAAGCCGAAGAAGAAGATCACCGCCACCAGCACCACCGGGATCGCGGTCCAGGTCAGCTCGAGCGCCGTGTTGTGGCTGGCCGAGGCCTCGGCCCCCGCCCCGGCGCGGCGGCGGTAGCGGATGACGAACACGGTCATCAGCACGACGATCAGCAGGAAGAAGATCACCGAGATCGCGAGGATGAGGTTGAACAGCCAGTCCACGTGGTGGGAGACCGTCGAGACCCCGGGCGGGAGCCAGAACGAGCCGTCCGTTCCCTGGGGCGGCAGGGCCGACAACAAGCCGACAACGCGCTGTGCCGTCATCTCGGGGCGCTCTCCGTTTCCGCGCGCCGGTCCCGCCGGCGCCGCCGCCCTTCACGCAGCCACCATGTCCCCAGCGTCAGCCCGAGGACGAGCGCCGTCGCGCCGCCGCCGAGGCGCATGATGTTCATCGCCACCGGGGCGTAGCGGCGGCTGGCCGGGTCGTAGTGGTAGCAGAACATGATCAGCTGGTCGAGGGGGCTGCCGATCTTGCCCTGCGAGGCTTCCATCAGGGCGAGCTTGAGGCTTTTCGGCGGGTACTCGATGCCGTACAGGTAGCGCGCGACCCGGCCGTCCGGGGTGATGACGAAGATCGCCGCGGCGTGTGCGTACTGCCCGCTCGCGGCGTCATAGGCGTAGCTGAAGCCGACCGTCTCCGCCAGCCGCTCGATGCTCTCCTGCCGCCCGGTGAGGAAGTGCCAGCCGCGGGCGGCGGCCGGCCGCTGGTAGCGCTTGAGGTAGCTCTGCTTCTTCGCCTGGGCGAGCTCGGGGGTCTCGAGCGGGTCGATCGACACCGTCACCATCTCGAACTCGACGCCCGGCGTCCAGTCGAGCTCCTCGAGGCCCGCCACCACGCCGTTAAGCTGCAGCCCGCACAGCATCGGGCAACGGTAGTAGTTGAGGGTCAAGATGACGGGGCGGGCGCCGTCGAAGTAGTCGGAGAGGCGGACCGTCCGCCCGTCCTCGGCGAGAAACTCGACCTCGAGCGGCAGCCGCGCGTCGAGGTGCTCCTCGACGCCGACCTCCGCCAGGGCGGGCACTGCCTGGTCGGCGAGCTGCGCCGACGCCGGGATGCAGACGGCGGCCAGCGCCACCGCCAGCGCGGCGACCTCGATGCTGCCGGTTTTCATGCTCCTCCTCGAGCCGCGCCCACCGCGCCGGCTCAGTTCGATCAACCGTCGCGCCGGCGCCGGGATTCCGCGCTCGATCGCGGTCGCCGGCACCCGGCCGGCGCCCTCCCCAACTGGCCGGCGGCTCAGTTCGGCACCGCCGCCGACCACGCCGCCAGGTCTCCGGACTCGAAGCCATCGGCAAAGACGTGGGTGGTGCCCGCGCCCGCGAGCACCGCCAGCGCTGCCACGTCCATCTTGAGCACCTCTTCGCCCATCGTGATCGACAGGTGGTGCGGAAGGTCGTCGGTGGTGTGGTAGTAGGGGTAGTCGTACCAGTCGTTCTCGATCGTCAGCGACGCCGCGATGCCCTGGTCCAGATAGGGCACGTGGTCCGACCCGAAGGCCCACAGCGAGGTCTCGATGCGAAGAGCGGTGTAGTCGGCAGCGGCGTCGGCGAGCAGGTCGATCAGAAACTGGGCGAAGGGATCGGTCTCGAGCAGGCAGTCGAGGTCGGCGTCGCCGGTGTAGGCGATCATGTCGAGGTCGATCATCGCCTGGACCTTGCCGGCGTCGCCCGACGCCACCAGGTCGGCCACGTGGTCCTCGGACCCCAGCAGGCCCTGCTCCTCGCCGGCGTAGCAGATGAACAGCACGGTTCCCTCGGGTGGGTGCGCGGTCAGCACCCGCGCAATCTCGAGCACGCCGGCGCAGCCCGACGCGTTGTCCTCGGCGCCCGGCGCCGCGGACATCGGCGACTCCGAGGTCGAGTCGTAGTGGCCGCCGACGATGTACCAGTCGTCGGGCCGGGACGACCCGGGCAGGACCGCGATCACGTTGTAGGCGGCGGTGCCGCCGACGTTGAACGAGGGCGTCTCGACGGTGACGCCGGGCAACGCCTCGAAGGCGGCCACCAGCCAGTCGCGGGCGTCGAGGATCCCGGGGGCGAGCGTGTAGCGGTTGAAGGCCGCCATCGTCACGACGTCGACGAACCAGCGGTCGCCGTCGATCTCGTCCACCAGCGCCTGCACCGCGGGGTCCCAGTCTCGCGCCGGCGAGGCGGGGCGATTGGCGGCCTGCCGCACCACCACCGTGCCGGGCCGGACGGCGACCAGGGCCTGGTGGGCGTCCCGCTCCGGATCGGCGGCCCCCGTCACCAGCTCGGCGCCGTCCTGCAGCCGGACCAGCGCCAGCCGGCCGCTGCCCGCCACGGTCTCGAGCCCCAGCTGGGCGAGCTGGTCACCGCTCAGGCCACGGGCGATCCACAGCCGGCCGGCGTCGACGGCGCCCTCGACCGGCCGCACCGCGCGATCGGCGGCAGCCAGCGACGCCAGCGCGCCGTCCCCGCACACCAGCAGCTCGCGCCCGATCTCGACCGACCAGCCGACGCCGGGGGCGCGCTTGAGCGACTCCAGGCGCTCCCAGCCGATCTCGTGAATGTCGACCACGGCGCATGCCGACGGCGGCTCGCCACCGGCGGCGGCCAGGGCCGGCCACAGGCCGGCCACGAGCGCCACCGCTGCGGCCCTGCGGCAGTGGAAGCTGGCTTTCTTTCGAGGCATTCCCCACCTCACCCCTGGTCTCGCTCGCAAACCCGGGCGGCTCGTCGAGCCGCGCGCTGAACTGCGGTCGCAACTTTACACCAGCGCGTGGCCTGCCGTATCGTCGCAGGAGGAGGCGACCGCCGTGCCAGTCACCCGCGATCCCGTCGAGCCCGCCGACTACCGCCGAGTCGACCGCCGCGAGCTGCTGCGGACGTGGGGGCCGGCCGTGCTGGCCGGGGTCGCCGTCACCGGCGCCGCCGCCGCCCTGCACGGGCGCCCGGGCCGCCACCAGCCCGGCAGCGAGGGCACCGCTCCGCTCCCCCCGAAGTGGCGGCTCGCCGGCGAGGCTCCCTCGCGGCTCGCGGTCGCCGGCGGCAACGGGCCGGTCGAGAACCTCCGCCGCGCCCTGGCGGCGGTCGGCGGCATCGAGCGCTTCGTCGGCCGCGGCCACCGGGTCGCCATCAAGCCGAGCTGCGGCTGGGACCG carries:
- the coxB gene encoding cytochrome c oxidase subunit II encodes the protein MTAQRVVGLLSALPPQGTDGSFWLPPGVSTVSHHVDWLFNLILAISVIFFLLIVVLMTVFVIRYRRRAGAGAEASASHNTALELTWTAIPVVLVAVIFFFGFRGYLDMSTPPANAYEILVDGQKWAWSFTYPNGYVDSNLHVAVNRPVRLVMTSADVIHSLYVPAFRIKQDVVPGRYSKAWFEATAPGEYDLFCAEYCGTSHSGMVATVVVHPPGEFETWLESASNFLDTMTPVEAGRKLFQVRGCMQCHSVDGTAKVGPTLMGVYGRSGAMADGATVAADENYIRESILEPMTRVVAGYEPVMPTYQGRLKDAEITAIIEYLKSLSGNG
- a CDS encoding SCO family protein, with protein sequence MKTGSIEVAALAVALAAVCIPASAQLADQAVPALAEVGVEEHLDARLPLEVEFLAEDGRTVRLSDYFDGARPVILTLNYYRCPMLCGLQLNGVVAGLEELDWTPGVEFEMVTVSIDPLETPELAQAKKQSYLKRYQRPAAARGWHFLTGRQESIERLAETVGFSYAYDAASGQYAHAAAIFVITPDGRVARYLYGIEYPPKSLKLALMEASQGKIGSPLDQLIMFCYHYDPASRRYAPVAMNIMRLGGGATALVLGLTLGTWWLREGRRRRRDRRAETESAPR
- a CDS encoding M28 family peptidase, producing the protein MPRKKASFHCRRAAAVALVAGLWPALAAAGGEPPSACAVVDIHEIGWERLESLKRAPGVGWSVEIGRELLVCGDGALASLAAADRAVRPVEGAVDAGRLWIARGLSGDQLAQLGLETVAGSGRLALVRLQDGAELVTGAADPERDAHQALVAVRPGTVVVRQAANRPASPARDWDPAVQALVDEIDGDRWFVDVVTMAAFNRYTLAPGILDARDWLVAAFEALPGVTVETPSFNVGGTAAYNVIAVLPGSSRPDDWYIVGGHYDSTSESPMSAAPGAEDNASGCAGVLEIARVLTAHPPEGTVLFICYAGEEQGLLGSEDHVADLVASGDAGKVQAMIDLDMIAYTGDADLDCLLETDPFAQFLIDLLADAAADYTALRIETSLWAFGSDHVPYLDQGIAASLTIENDWYDYPYYHTTDDLPHHLSITMGEEVLKMDVAALAVLAGAGTTHVFADGFESGDLAAWSAAVPN